The following are encoded together in the Candidatus Methylomirabilis sp. genome:
- a CDS encoding biopolymer transporter ExbD, with protein sequence MRLLRRPPRKARIEIIPLIDTIFFLLVFFMMASLSMAVYRGMPIDLPKAGTGQQGMRDHAAVTLTKDGQLYLDKQPISVDQLRERLKGLLTVNPELTVILSADEAVSHGRVVEAMDVARWAGSNKLAIAVKPNQMRREE encoded by the coding sequence ATGAGGCTGCTGCGCCGCCCGCCACGGAAGGCCCGCATCGAGATCATCCCACTGATCGACACGATCTTCTTCCTGCTGGTCTTCTTCATGATGGCCTCGCTATCGATGGCAGTCTACAGGGGGATGCCGATCGATCTGCCCAAGGCGGGGACGGGGCAACAGGGTATGCGCGACCATGCGGCGGTCACGCTCACCAAAGATGGACAGCTCTATCTGGACAAGCAACCTATTTCGGTCGATCAGCTTCGGGAGCGGTTGAAGGGGTTGCTCACGGTGAACCCGGAACTCACGGTAATCCTCAGCGCGGATGAGGCCGTATCGCACGGACGTGTTGTGGAGGCGATGGACGTAGCCAGGTGGGCCGGTTCGAACAAGCTGGCGATCGCCGTAAAGCCGAATCAGATGAGGCGTGAGGAGTGA
- a CDS encoding copper resistance protein CopC → MAYWDHKRCHDNRLPGRWSSSTALAVGLLLMVSSAWGHAFPDHSEPRVGWMVKQSPAQVRIWFDGAIEPIFSTITVMNGNKERVDKADGRVNPSDTTILEVSLPPLPPGRYRVFWSVIARDGHHTEGDFPFTIGSGP, encoded by the coding sequence ATGGCGTACTGGGACCACAAACGCTGCCACGATAACCGGCTGCCAGGGCGCTGGAGCAGCTCTACCGCTCTCGCAGTAGGGTTGCTCCTGATGGTCAGCTCGGCCTGGGGCCATGCCTTCCCCGACCACTCCGAACCACGGGTAGGGTGGATGGTGAAGCAGTCGCCAGCCCAGGTCAGGATCTGGTTTGACGGCGCCATCGAGCCAATATTCAGTACCATCACGGTGATGAACGGTAACAAAGAACGAGTCGATAAAGCGGACGGGCGGGTCAACCCTTCCGACACCACCATTCTCGAGGTGAGTCTCCCACCCTTGCCGCCTGGCAGGTATCGGGTATTCTGGAGCGTCATCGCCCGAGATGGCCACCACACCGAGGGTGACTTCCCGTTCACCATCGGATCCGGCCCATGA
- a CDS encoding helix-turn-helix domain-containing protein, producing MNKHLLRVDEAAMLLSVSRWTIYRWVQEGRLEATKVGKGSLRIFQTSVARLIEQNRIWGIEVSKSHRTPESCRPANNLVSTEYL from the coding sequence ATGAACAAACATTTATTGCGCGTCGATGAAGCGGCGATGCTGCTAAGCGTCAGCCGTTGGACCATTTACCGTTGGGTGCAGGAGGGTCGATTGGAGGCGACCAAGGTCGGAAAAGGGAGTCTCCGCATCTTCCAGACCTCTGTGGCGAGGCTGATCGAACAGAACCGGATTTGGGGTATCGAGGTAAGTAAGAGTCATCGAACCCCGGAGTCGTGCCGGCCTGCAAACAACTTGGTCAGTACGGAATATTTGTAG
- a CDS encoding TonB-dependent receptor encodes MGRRGCKCTRTCTATLVGLITLLAWGAFAGERVVWAQLQTTPDPKQVAQKVQRRQELLRQLEQIEKELQALDPEEKARAASPASAATASQPVAPPTPGEPLVLEPVKVLATRMEEKPVGRAVSTVEQEEIEHARAFSVKELIEVTPGVFLKEGNGPRDVGISIRGSGAKTTFGIRNIKVFDDWFPTTQPDGLARTDLNDPHAYEGIDVLRGPSSALYDNYALGGVINFRTRKGRDIRGVEVGNEGGSYGYSNHYVHIGDQLDKFEYSLFGSHVRGDGFLAHSKFNTTTENLVATYTPDDKRSITLKFINNDVDTKVPNRLTLAEFRANPWGAGRTFVTGKGFVTAQQADQGRNDNRTIVGARYEQQLDAQTGFRLLGSYDYKDINQTFGTIGDNENPSFNFYADITREGSLLGLAAKHYAGFFFNRIEQESSTFFNLADGHGSRGDLQANTRGHIRNLGGRVREEVQFSPRWTGYLGVGVEGSEIRAEVRSRNSTTAPLTNVDVRRDFVSVAPEAGVIYSVNPDLQFRGRVATAYGIPGIGNLTTATTGLAGNNTGLKPQRNVGVELGIDVRPLPTVTASLTGYYEFSFNEFITQSPGAGLSSFTSNAPNAEHRGIEAELAWRPFAGAKVSTSYTFNDHIYTEFTENICSSTTCKSFDRSGNKIPGVERHILNARLAYDTSHYSEWWRGVGGWIEVNWLDDFYVNNSNTLKTLPYQLVNLNLHYDREVTIPFVRSLSAFFEIQNLFDATYIASANVVADALSDTPANLATSKQAFFAGQPRSYFAGLKLRF; translated from the coding sequence ATGGGACGACGCGGATGCAAGTGTACGCGCACGTGTACCGCAACCCTTGTGGGGCTGATCACGCTCCTGGCATGGGGCGCCTTTGCGGGTGAAAGGGTCGTCTGGGCTCAACTCCAGACTACCCCGGATCCCAAGCAGGTCGCTCAGAAGGTGCAGCGACGCCAGGAACTGCTGCGCCAGTTGGAGCAGATCGAGAAGGAGCTTCAGGCGCTTGATCCGGAGGAGAAGGCTAGAGCCGCCTCGCCTGCCTCTGCCGCCACTGCGAGTCAGCCGGTGGCCCCTCCGACTCCAGGCGAACCGTTGGTCCTGGAACCGGTCAAGGTACTTGCCACACGGATGGAAGAGAAGCCGGTTGGCCGGGCCGTCAGTACCGTGGAGCAGGAGGAGATCGAGCACGCGCGAGCCTTCAGCGTCAAGGAACTGATCGAGGTCACCCCAGGGGTTTTCCTCAAGGAAGGCAACGGGCCCCGTGATGTGGGAATCTCTATTCGAGGGTCCGGCGCCAAAACCACCTTCGGCATTCGGAACATTAAGGTCTTTGACGACTGGTTTCCAACTACCCAACCGGACGGCCTCGCGCGCACAGACCTAAACGATCCCCATGCCTATGAGGGGATCGATGTCCTGCGAGGACCTTCATCGGCACTCTATGACAACTACGCCCTCGGGGGCGTGATCAATTTCCGCACACGGAAAGGGCGCGACATTCGAGGCGTTGAGGTGGGGAATGAGGGTGGCAGTTACGGTTATTCGAACCATTACGTCCATATCGGCGATCAGCTCGATAAGTTCGAGTACTCCCTTTTTGGAAGCCACGTCCGGGGTGACGGCTTCTTGGCTCACAGCAAATTCAACACCACCACTGAAAACCTGGTGGCCACCTATACCCCCGATGACAAGCGATCGATTACGCTGAAGTTCATCAATAATGACGTTGACACTAAGGTGCCCAACCGCCTGACACTGGCGGAATTTCGAGCGAACCCATGGGGCGCAGGGCGCACCTTTGTGACCGGCAAGGGATTTGTCACCGCCCAGCAGGCAGACCAGGGGAGAAACGATAATCGCACGATTGTCGGTGCCCGATACGAACAGCAACTGGACGCGCAGACCGGGTTCCGCCTTCTGGGGAGTTACGACTATAAAGACATTAACCAGACCTTCGGAACGATAGGGGATAACGAGAATCCGAGCTTTAATTTCTATGCCGACATCACCAGGGAAGGAAGCCTGTTGGGCCTTGCGGCGAAACACTATGCCGGCTTCTTTTTTAATCGCATAGAGCAGGAATCGAGCACCTTCTTCAATCTGGCCGACGGCCATGGCAGCCGCGGCGACTTGCAGGCCAATACCCGTGGCCACATCCGCAATCTTGGGGGCCGAGTGCGGGAGGAGGTTCAGTTCTCGCCGCGATGGACCGGGTACCTCGGAGTGGGCGTGGAGGGCTCGGAGATTCGGGCCGAAGTCCGATCCCGCAACAGCACGACCGCCCCGCTGACCAATGTCGATGTGCGTCGCGACTTCGTGAGTGTCGCGCCGGAGGCGGGAGTGATCTATTCCGTGAACCCGGACCTCCAGTTCCGCGGGCGGGTGGCAACCGCCTACGGCATCCCTGGGATCGGCAATCTGACCACAGCCACGACAGGGCTCGCGGGGAACAATACCGGTTTGAAGCCACAGCGCAATGTCGGGGTAGAGCTGGGGATCGATGTCCGACCCCTGCCGACTGTTACGGCAAGCCTGACGGGCTACTATGAGTTCTCTTTCAACGAATTCATCACACAGTCGCCCGGCGCGGGGTTGTCGTCCTTTACCAGCAACGCCCCCAACGCCGAGCATCGCGGGATCGAGGCGGAGTTGGCTTGGCGGCCCTTCGCGGGAGCAAAGGTGTCAACCTCATATACCTTCAACGACCACATCTACACCGAGTTTACGGAGAATATCTGCTCCAGTACAACGTGCAAGAGTTTCGATCGGAGCGGTAATAAGATCCCGGGCGTTGAGCGCCATATCCTGAACGCGAGACTCGCGTATGACACCAGCCATTACAGTGAGTGGTGGCGTGGGGTGGGCGGCTGGATCGAGGTCAACTGGCTGGACGATTTCTACGTGAACAACAGCAATACGCTGAAGACGTTGCCCTACCAACTGGTCAACCTGAATCTCCATTACGACCGGGAAGTCACGATCCCCTTCGTTCGATCGCTGTCGGCCTTCTTTGAGATTCAGAATCTGTTCGACGCGACTTACATCGCAAGCGCCAACGTCGTGGCCGATGCGCTCAGCGATACGCCGGCCAATCTGGCGACGTCAAAGCAAGCATTTTTCGCCGGCCAGCCGCGATCTTACTTCGCCGGCCTCAAGCTCAGGTTCTAG
- a CDS encoding CopD family protein: protein MTGPHALLHIFIRWLEFMGLMTLVGGLAFQSLILPPSLLSRHDYQIIEGHLRRVELVSLGLVVLTSLADLILRTLMMSGGGLATLGVALPLVLRKTHYGTIWTVRIGLLGLLGMAWWLRLQGIATPPRLLWIARLGRIGLLGMTWWLRLLGGTASPWFIRASFLATFLVALTTTLSGHAADWGDMTVPVLIGWFHLLAVSIWIGGLFTFGFVLKRSLATPGMQDTVHGLSSIARPFSKMAASCVAVFLATGLYNSWLQVGSASALVEAAYGWTLLVKLALVGGILMIAAVNRYYFLALLMHRSGRADGLIFRIIRRFTSMPQSQFSRFVRLEWMIVVATLACSALLTQLMPARHARHLEHLKSQELHGDHLPAHDTPTAMPPSMHR, encoded by the coding sequence ATGACCGGCCCGCACGCCCTTCTTCATATCTTCATCCGCTGGCTGGAGTTCATGGGCCTCATGACGCTCGTCGGCGGGTTAGCGTTTCAGTCTCTGATCCTCCCACCAAGCCTGTTATCACGCCACGATTACCAGATCATCGAGGGACACCTTCGCCGAGTAGAACTCGTCTCGCTCGGGCTCGTGGTACTGACGAGCCTTGCTGACCTGATCCTGAGGACGTTGATGATGAGCGGCGGGGGTCTGGCCACATTGGGCGTCGCGCTTCCGTTGGTCCTTCGAAAAACACACTATGGGACTATCTGGACCGTGCGGATCGGCCTGCTTGGGCTGCTGGGCATGGCCTGGTGGCTGAGGCTGCAGGGGATAGCCACACCCCCGCGATTACTCTGGATCGCGCGGCTCGGCCGGATAGGGCTGCTGGGCATGACTTGGTGGCTGAGGCTGCTGGGGGGCACCGCAAGCCCATGGTTTATCAGGGCTTCCTTCTTGGCGACGTTCCTCGTTGCGCTGACGACAACCCTTTCAGGCCACGCGGCTGACTGGGGCGATATGACGGTTCCGGTGCTGATCGGCTGGTTCCATCTCCTGGCAGTCTCGATCTGGATCGGCGGCCTCTTCACGTTCGGGTTCGTGCTCAAGCGTTCCCTCGCAACTCCAGGTATGCAAGATACGGTGCACGGCCTCTCTTCGATCGCGAGGCCATTCTCCAAGATGGCGGCGAGTTGCGTCGCCGTCTTTCTGGCGACCGGGCTCTACAACTCCTGGTTGCAGGTGGGCTCCGCCTCGGCTCTCGTCGAGGCTGCGTACGGCTGGACCCTCCTGGTTAAGCTCGCGCTTGTGGGCGGCATCTTGATGATTGCGGCCGTCAACCGGTATTACTTTCTCGCCCTGCTGATGCACAGGTCCGGCAGGGCCGATGGGCTGATCTTCAGGATCATCCGTCGGTTCACCAGTATGCCTCAATCCCAGTTCTCTCGATTCGTCCGACTGGAGTGGATGATCGTTGTTGCGACGTTGGCCTGTTCAGCCCTCCTCACTCAACTCATGCCGGCTCGCCATGCGCGCCATCTCGAACATCTCAAGTCCCAAGAACTTCATGGCGACCATCTGCCGGCGCACGACACGCCGACGGCCATGCCGCCATCAATGCACAGGTAG
- a CDS encoding energy transducer TonB → MNHSLKGPAVASGLIHLSLLALVSGVSGLGLSSPLEVRIPIEVITVGETDVPASQQSMPGTGRILKDRLRTPGVPSPRDNPTVSPSDLGIETPQAVQKPSHESSVPHEQPPIPLLPPEAVVEQKADAASTRALPAVVAEDDSGRVVPGGQDTQTLTGHHTVGGTAQTDRGAVAAGVAIVASARTDGYPPAYKAAGGGRAGTDNGGLIDGRLLKGGYQVTPRYPESARRAGIEGTALLKFLVQADGGVANVTIERSSGYADLDHAAVQAIRRWRFEPARRDHRVVAAWAVLPVEFRLKRW, encoded by the coding sequence GTGAATCATTCGCTGAAAGGCCCCGCAGTGGCGTCCGGCTTGATCCACCTCTCATTGCTGGCGCTTGTCTCTGGCGTGTCGGGTCTGGGCCTCTCCAGCCCCCTGGAGGTACGGATCCCCATTGAGGTCATCACAGTCGGAGAGACTGATGTGCCGGCGTCTCAGCAATCCATGCCGGGCACTGGGCGGATCTTGAAGGACCGGCTCCGAACTCCTGGCGTCCCCTCGCCGCGCGACAATCCCACTGTCTCTCCATCCGATCTCGGCATCGAAACGCCGCAGGCGGTACAGAAGCCGTCACATGAGTCGTCAGTGCCACACGAACAGCCACCAATACCGCTACTGCCGCCAGAGGCTGTTGTAGAGCAGAAAGCCGACGCCGCATCGACGCGAGCACTTCCAGCGGTTGTGGCAGAAGACGACTCCGGACGGGTCGTCCCTGGGGGCCAGGATACACAGACGTTGACCGGTCACCACACTGTCGGCGGAACAGCGCAGACCGACCGCGGCGCCGTTGCAGCGGGAGTTGCCATCGTGGCGTCTGCTCGGACAGATGGCTATCCCCCCGCCTACAAGGCGGCTGGTGGGGGGAGGGCAGGCACCGACAATGGCGGCCTAATCGATGGCAGACTGCTCAAGGGCGGCTACCAGGTTACCCCCCGCTATCCGGAGTCGGCCCGCCGGGCCGGCATCGAGGGGACGGCCCTCCTCAAATTCCTGGTGCAAGCCGATGGCGGTGTGGCCAATGTCACGATTGAGCGGTCGTCCGGTTACGCAGACCTCGACCACGCGGCAGTCCAGGCAATCAGACGATGGCGCTTCGAACCGGCAAGACGAGACCATCGGGTCGTCGCCGCCTGGGCCGTGCTGCCGGTCGAATTCAGATTAAAGAGATGGTGA
- a CDS encoding MotA/TolQ/ExbB proton channel family protein, with product MLKLRTRVKEVEMSALIALLIKGGPVMIPLLCCSITSLAVVIERGLFWWRLRPSGEIEQLLTLAAAGNWEDARKFGELSRSPVARVLAAGIRHRNPAPTLAMEAAAHEELTHMRRYLPLLDTVITLSPLLGLLGTVTGMISSFGVMASGGINQPHAITGGVAEALIATATGLGIAIATLVPYNYFAARVERIMGDIERYGSRLELALKEVRP from the coding sequence ATGCTCAAGCTGCGCACGCGCGTGAAGGAGGTAGAGATGTCCGCACTCATTGCGTTACTTATCAAAGGGGGGCCCGTCATGATCCCCCTCCTCTGCTGTTCGATCACCTCGCTGGCCGTGGTCATCGAACGGGGGCTATTTTGGTGGCGCCTGCGCCCATCCGGGGAGATAGAGCAGTTGCTCACGCTGGCGGCAGCCGGCAACTGGGAGGATGCGCGCAAGTTCGGCGAACTCTCCCGCTCTCCGGTGGCGCGGGTCCTCGCAGCCGGGATCCGCCATCGGAACCCTGCCCCGACGCTGGCGATGGAGGCCGCCGCCCATGAAGAGCTGACCCACATGCGGCGATATCTGCCGCTGCTCGACACGGTCATCACCCTGTCGCCCCTGTTGGGCCTCCTCGGCACCGTTACAGGGATGATCAGTAGCTTTGGGGTCATGGCCTCCGGCGGCATCAACCAACCCCACGCCATCACCGGGGGCGTCGCTGAAGCCCTCATCGCGACCGCGACAGGCCTCGGGATCGCTATTGCGACCCTGGTCCCCTACAACTACTTCGCTGCGCGGGTCGAGCGGATCATGGGCGACATCGAACGCTACGGCTCTCGACTGGAACTCGCATTGAAGGAAGTCCGTCCATGA